From a single Mycolicibacterium mengxianglii genomic region:
- a CDS encoding tyrosine-type recombinase/integrase produces the protein MAIQARVEDRWHRPARKGENVPYPADNPVGSWCMEPKHGPTAALVTTARHGQGRRWLARWVDAEGQERSRAFDRKAEAQTLVRKMTTDIVSGTYVDARRSAVSLGTVAEEWFATVKPKLKPSTVGGYRSVLDMRVLPKWQDVKLADITHADVQAWVTWMSSNPESRQLRTTDPERRTVKPAPLSASSTIHAHRVLKQILAYAVRTKRLAANPSEGITLPRLVHRPDTALTHEQIRALVAAAGDAGPVLLALAYTGCRFGELAALRVGDVDVSRRRITISKAVAQVAGVGLVEDTTKTHQVRTVPILTTGLAEVLTKVTAGRDAAEYLFPGTNGEPMRNGYLRWRYDQACKSIGLTGVSIKTLRHSAGSLALASGASVVTAQRLLGHKDPTTTLRVYSHMLPDDFDNLAEAMDKASKVAP, from the coding sequence ATGGCAATTCAGGCACGGGTCGAGGACCGCTGGCACCGTCCCGCACGCAAGGGCGAGAACGTCCCTTACCCCGCCGACAACCCGGTTGGCTCGTGGTGCATGGAGCCCAAGCACGGACCGACCGCCGCCCTCGTCACGACCGCCCGTCACGGGCAGGGGCGGCGCTGGCTGGCCCGATGGGTGGACGCAGAGGGACAGGAACGGTCGAGAGCGTTTGACCGCAAGGCTGAAGCGCAGACCCTCGTCAGAAAGATGACAACGGACATCGTCTCCGGCACCTACGTGGATGCCCGCCGTTCAGCTGTCAGTCTCGGCACCGTGGCCGAAGAATGGTTCGCCACCGTCAAGCCGAAGTTGAAACCGTCAACGGTGGGCGGGTATCGCTCTGTGCTGGACATGAGGGTCCTCCCCAAGTGGCAGGACGTGAAGCTGGCGGACATCACCCACGCTGATGTTCAGGCGTGGGTCACGTGGATGAGTAGCAACCCGGAATCTCGACAGCTTCGGACCACGGACCCCGAGAGGCGGACGGTGAAGCCAGCGCCGCTGTCGGCCTCCAGCACCATCCACGCCCACCGCGTCCTGAAACAGATCCTGGCCTATGCCGTCCGCACCAAACGGTTGGCGGCTAACCCCTCCGAGGGCATCACCTTGCCAAGGTTGGTGCACCGCCCGGATACCGCCCTGACCCACGAACAGATCAGGGCTCTTGTCGCTGCCGCTGGAGACGCGGGACCCGTCCTGTTGGCGTTGGCGTACACCGGGTGCCGGTTCGGTGAGCTGGCGGCGCTGCGGGTGGGTGATGTGGACGTGAGCCGTCGCCGCATCACCATCAGCAAGGCAGTCGCACAGGTGGCCGGTGTCGGACTTGTGGAGGACACCACCAAGACTCACCAGGTGCGCACAGTGCCGATCCTGACCACGGGGCTGGCGGAGGTGTTGACAAAGGTCACGGCGGGACGTGATGCCGCTGAGTATCTGTTTCCGGGCACCAACGGGGAACCCATGCGCAACGGTTACTTGCGGTGGCGGTATGACCAGGCGTGCAAGTCCATCGGCCTCACTGGCGTGTCCATCAAGACGCTGAGGCATAGCGCGGGATCGTTGGCGCTGGCCTCAGGGGCCTCTGTTGTGACCGCGCAACGGCTGCTAGGTCACAAGGACCCCACTACCACGTTGCGGGTGTACTCGCACATGCTTCCCGATGACTTCGACAACCTCGCAGAGGCGATGGACAAGGCGTCAAAGGTCGCGCCTTAA
- a CDS encoding helix-turn-helix transcriptional regulator, translated as MSERLTLKEASEYLRVPVGTLRWFRQCGTGPTSYVLGRRVFYDPADLERWVDAQKVATRRGDSQ; from the coding sequence GTGTCCGAACGGCTGACGCTCAAAGAGGCGTCCGAGTATCTGCGAGTTCCGGTTGGGACTCTGCGCTGGTTCCGCCAATGTGGGACTGGCCCAACGTCATACGTCTTAGGCAGACGCGTATTTTATGACCCAGCCGACCTGGAACGGTGGGTGGATGCGCAGAAGGTTGCCACCCGCCGGGGTGATTCCCAGTGA
- a CDS encoding terminase large subunit domain-containing protein, giving the protein MKRGPKGATYTVPLEVSWCSDTPSKRFRQFAFEYLRLKDGRPLELRDWQVELVASVWDSTPRPRLAGWAMARGNAKSTLAAAMAVYTLMTGGNEVSVDVVAVDERQAQIVGGIAARFIQRHPELSERVQVYRDRLVYPATQSELTCLPGTAAALEGRNPDLCICDEGGRILPEVYEVCALAGGKKPESLVLLIGTPGPRPDNVLARFRDHALAHPEDTSQVYREFSAAGFEHHPTDCSHCWELSNPALDTFLYRDALAALQPPKMTESHFRRTRLVQWVQDNDDPFVTPDVWDPLESTQSIPDGTAVVIALDGSHSRDCTALLVGTVSPKPHFSTLKVWANPGDDNWRVNVLEVEDEVRRACRRWNVREVVADPFRWARTLQVLASEGITVIEFPHSPSRLTRATTELHTAITNSGLTHSGDSTLRAHLLACAVIEHDGGLRLGKVSRSRHAPKIDLAAALVMAYSRSSWLSSRKPQRRRVIGI; this is encoded by the coding sequence ATGAAACGCGGACCCAAGGGGGCGACTTACACTGTCCCGCTTGAGGTTTCGTGGTGCTCGGATACTCCCTCAAAACGGTTCCGGCAGTTCGCATTTGAGTATCTCCGCCTCAAGGATGGCCGGCCTTTGGAGCTACGGGATTGGCAAGTGGAACTTGTTGCTAGCGTGTGGGATTCGACACCTCGCCCGAGGTTGGCAGGTTGGGCGATGGCCCGAGGTAACGCCAAGTCAACCCTTGCCGCAGCGATGGCCGTCTACACCCTGATGACGGGCGGCAACGAGGTCTCAGTAGATGTAGTGGCGGTAGATGAACGCCAAGCGCAGATTGTTGGCGGGATAGCTGCCCGGTTCATCCAACGTCACCCCGAACTGTCCGAACGGGTCCAGGTCTACCGTGACCGCCTGGTCTACCCGGCTACACAGTCTGAGCTGACGTGCCTACCCGGCACCGCCGCCGCACTGGAGGGCAGGAACCCTGACCTCTGCATCTGTGATGAGGGTGGCCGCATCCTGCCCGAGGTATACGAAGTCTGCGCCTTGGCCGGTGGCAAGAAACCTGAATCGCTGGTGCTGCTGATCGGTACACCCGGCCCTAGACCGGACAACGTGCTGGCACGGTTCCGCGACCATGCTTTAGCCCACCCCGAGGACACCAGTCAGGTCTACCGGGAGTTCAGCGCAGCGGGATTCGAGCACCACCCCACCGACTGTAGTCATTGCTGGGAACTCAGTAATCCGGCCCTAGACACGTTCCTATATCGGGACGCCCTAGCCGCCCTCCAGCCCCCGAAGATGACGGAATCGCATTTCAGGCGAACACGCTTGGTGCAGTGGGTCCAGGACAATGATGACCCGTTCGTCACTCCCGACGTTTGGGACCCGCTGGAGTCCACGCAGAGCATTCCAGACGGTACCGCTGTGGTGATCGCCCTGGACGGGTCACACTCCCGCGACTGCACCGCCTTGCTGGTCGGCACCGTCTCACCTAAACCGCATTTCAGCACCCTCAAGGTCTGGGCCAACCCTGGCGATGACAACTGGCGGGTGAACGTCCTGGAGGTGGAGGACGAAGTTAGGCGGGCGTGCCGGCGGTGGAACGTCCGTGAGGTAGTCGCCGACCCGTTCCGGTGGGCACGAACCCTTCAGGTGCTCGCGTCCGAGGGCATCACTGTTATCGAATTTCCACACTCACCCTCTCGCCTCACCAGAGCCACCACCGAGCTGCACACCGCCATCACCAACTCCGGTCTGACTCATTCCGGTGACTCCACCTTGAGAGCGCATCTGCTCGCCTGCGCCGTAATTGAGCATGACGGGGGTCTCCGGTTGGGTAAAGTCTCCCGCTCCCGCCACGCCCCCAAGATCGACCTTGCCGCCGCCCTGGTGATGGCCTACAGCCGATCTTCCTGGCTGTCATCCCGTAAACCCCAACGTCGCAGAGTCATTGGAATCTGA